The genome window GCGGGTCGAGCGGAGCAGCCAATTATCAGTCAAGAAAAATAGTCCCAAACTCCTGGAAGGGTGGCGATTTTTATCTATCCCCTTCAAAGCTAAATTGATACTTCTCCTCATACTGCTTGCGATATTTCAACAAATAGTAATCTGGTAATAAAACTTCCGCAAATTCGTAGTAAAATATAAAAATCAAAGTATAGATCGCTAAGGGAACTACGACAACTATTGCGCCAATGTATTCAAGCATGCTCATAAAGTTTTCTTCTAAAAAGCACAAATACAAACCTCTGATAAGTGATATTACAAAAAGGGGAATTTCTATATAAAATAGTATTTTATTCATAAATTTGATTCTCGACTCAACTGAACGAGAATTTACGATTGTTCTGTCTACCAGACTATTTTCTTGATTATACTTTTCAATTTCGTCGTTAAACGTAATATAATTTATGCGTACATTCATTAAAGAAATAATTCCAGTTACTATATACAATGGAAAATTAGTTGTCATCGCTAAATTAGCATCTACTCTTGTTCCCAGAAAAACGATTACTCCTAAAAAAGAAAATGCAATGAAAAAAAGCAGTACAATAAAATAAATTTGAATAAAAATCTCCTCATGGATAAAAGTCTTCTTACTTAAAGTCCAAACAAACAACACTGCAAAAATTAAAAAAATCCAAAACGTCATTTTTTCCATATTTTTACTTATTTCAATAAAAAATTTCGGATAAATTTTTTTCATATTTATAGGAAAATGACACATCATAGCTACTCCTGCATTTGTGCAAATTGCAGTAAAATAATTCTTAAATTTTTTTTTCGTTAATGATTCTTCTTCATTAATTTGATCAGTTAATTTTGATAAATGATTTTTTGTAATCTTCTCACTTTGTTCAAACGTCAAATTGAAATAGTTTCTAAATTTCATTAAGTCTCCCTTTTAGTATACTTTGTATGAAGTATCACCCCCTCAAATCATGAATGACATTCATTCATTTTCTATTTTTCTTAAGTCAATCAGGTTGTTCCATATTTAAATCACAATTTCTTCTTTTCTACTTTAAGATTCTTAAGCCACTCATTGTAGACCTGATGAAACCTAGATTCTTCTTCATCTTTAAACCCTTCAAATACTACATGATCAATATCTTCATGGTTGAAAAATATCGTGCGTTCTGGATCAACTCCCACAGGATAAAGACAACCCATGTAGTCCATAAATTTGTCTTCTCCCTCGTCAGAAAATTCAACTCCACGTCCGACAATCATCACTTTTTGCGTTCCCTCTTCGAGAAAAAGAACTGTTCCTAAAGGTAAAATTTCTTGTTGTTTGTTCACTTTTTTTGCTCCTTTAAAACTAAATTGATATTTTTCCTCGTACTGTTTACGATACTTCTTTAAATAATAGTACGGGATAATTACTCGCATGAAAAAGATGTAAATAAGATAATAAAATTCAAAGAAAATTGCTAAAGGTATCATAATAAAAACTACCGTAGTCTTTTTTAGATTTTCAAAGAAATTGTTCCCTCCTAAGAATAATTCTATAATAAACTTTAACCCTAAAATAGTGGTCAAAATGAAACCGCTATATTTTAAGAACTGCTCAAGAACAGGATTCGTTGTTTGCTTTACATCAAAATATTTTTTTGCGTCATTTTTTATTTGGACAATAGAATAAATCGCGGAATAAATCGAAAAAGAAATATAAATTGCATTAATAAAAATTACATTTGTATTTCCAATAGATAATTTACCACCAATAACAACTAAAGAAGTAATGGCAGAAATTGCGATAAATAGAAATGTAAAAAATAATGATGCATAAACTATATAATCATATACAAGTCTATCGTTGGTACTAGATTTAATCCAAAAAACTACTCCAAATATCAAGATTTTACTTAACGTCAATATTAATACTGCAAACAATACAATCTTAACCGGTCTTGTCACATCTGGCATAGCAATTACCATTGAGCCGCATAAAAACATTAAAACCAAATCTAATATCAATGTTCCTATAAAAGCTTTAAAAAAATGCTTTTTACTGATGCCTTCTCTTTTGACTATACTTGCTTCTTCCATTGCCAATTTGTGGGTTATTTTGTCACTTTCTTCAAAGGTTAAATTGAAGTATTTTTTTAAGTTCATCTACCCTCCGATGGCATTCCTTGTTCATTTTTTTCCTCCTTTAAAGTTCACTCCATATTTCTCCTCATACTGTTTGCGGTACTTATTTAAATAGAATAACGGCAAAAAAAGGTACAAAGGATAATAACAAACAATTATATACACTATTAAGAATATAATGATTGGCATCATAACAGTAGTTATAATAAAACCCTTTATTTCATGAAAGAAATCTAATTTACTAAACAAAATTTTCGAAACTATTTTAAAAAGAAAAGATACGATTAAAAATAAACCACTATATTTTGAGATTTTTTTAATAAAAAATCTCAACTTATCTAGTTTTGATGTGCTTTTTCCATCAATTCTTAATTTAGCAATAGAGTAAATTAATGAATAAATGAAAACACCCAAATAAAGAGATGATAGAAAAATTAAATTGATCCCGTTTTCAAATGATTTATCTATAATGCCGCTAATTATAAATACTATAGAAAAGAAACAAATGGATAGTGAGGAAATGTATATAGAAATATAGAGTATGAAATCAAACACTAGTCGATCTCTTGTCCTAGATTTAATCCAAAAAATAGCACCAAATATAATAACCTTAAAAAAAGGCAGCCAACCAAAAAACTTAAACATTATTGCTAGGATCGGCGGTGGGCTTTCAATTACAACGATTATCGCAAATCCAAAAATCAATACAAATAAATCTATTATTGTAGTTCCAACAAATCCTTTTAAAAAGATTTTGTTGAATCCATAAATTTTAATGGCAAGAGCTTCAGCAGATGCAACACTAGAAGTTATTTTGTCGCTTTCTTCAAAACTTAAATTGAAGTATTTTTTTAAGTTCATCTACCCTCCGATGGCATTCCTTGTTCAATTTTTTCCTCCTTTAAAGTTCACTCCATATTTCTCCTCATACTGTTTGCGGTACTTACTTAAATAAATCAAAGGGATAAAAGTATGTAATGGATAATAACAAAAAATTACATAAATCCCAACAAAAATGATGATTGGATAAGCTAAGATGGCTAATGCAGATACTTCTATATCTTTTGTAAATGAAAAATTACCAGAAAACATCTTAAAAATAACTTTAAGAATAAAAAACAATAGAAGGAATCCGCTTTTTTTGAAAACTCTACCAGTTAATTTCTCTAATCGAATTGGGCTTTTGCTTCGAACCTTCCATTCTGAAACAGAATAAAACAAACTATTCAGCGCCGTAAATATATACAATATCGAAAGTGCTGCTGATCCAAAATCTCCAAATATTTTTTTGTCCAAAATATTAAATATAATTCCAAAAATAAAAAAAACGATAGTAGATATCAAAAACAAGTACATAAAAAGATGCATGACAAAATCATATACAAGACGATCTGTAGTCTTAGAAGCGACCAAAAAAATTATTCCAAATGTAATTATTTTAACGATGGATAATAGCCAAAATATTGCAATTATTATTTCCTCATTCGGGAATACATCTGCAAATGCCACATACATAAAGAAGCCTAAAAGCATTTCGATTAATTCAAAAAATAAAGTTACGACGAAGCCTTTTAAAAAAAACATTTTGTTGAACCCTAATTTTTTGACAATCTTTGCTTCGTCATTTCCTACTTTTGACGTTATTTTTTCACTTTCTTCAAAACTTAAATTGAAGTATTTTTTTAAGTTCATCTACCCTCCTTTTGTGATTTTTGATTCTAGTGACTTTCCAATCAGATATTTGCTGGTTCATTATCAACATTTTATTTTAAATATTCTTGATCTTTAACAGATAATTTGCCATCAGAAAAGTCCAAATATATCCGAGGTTTTTCTTGTTCAGGAGCATTATGATTTAAATCGTATGTATAGGAAATACCTTGTAATAATTCATTACTAGTAAAATATGACTCGGAAAACCCGTTGGGAATACCAAGTTGTTTAATCACATCACTATATTTATCATTCCTATGAACCTTATTATAATCATCAAGTCCAATCTTCTTTTTTCTTTTTACTTCTAAACCTGAGATGTGCTTACTATAAGCTCGTCCATCTTTGAACAAGATAATAGTTCTAATTTCTTTTGTGTCGTTTTGGTCATCTTTATAGAACCAATACAAAACTCTACTGATTCCTTTAGTACTTTGTGTTGATGGTTCTCCCAATAATTTTTTTACTTGATTTATCGTCATCCCCTTATCTTTTCTGACTTTAATTTTGTTATATTGTTCCAGCCTTAACGATTCTTTTGCTCCAAATTCGCTCAATATTTGACTGCTTAAAGAGCGTTTAGCTTTATTTGCACTTGATGACGATTTTTTTGGCTGAGAATTACTAGTACTTGCAGACTTTGAAGTTCCACTTTTTCCTTTAAAGTCTGCAAACGAAAACAATAAACTTAAAATTATTATAATTACTGACGCAATTGTCCAGGATTTATTTTTTTTATTTACCACTAACTAATCCTCGTACTCATCTAATTATAAAAATGCCTTTAATCTGACTTTATTCGAACTCAGACAAAGGCGCTGACCCAATCCACTACTTCTTATTTTCTTTAACCCAATCTTCATAAAGTTTCACGAATCTTTCTTCTTCTTCATCGGAATATCCTTTAAAGACAAGTTGATCAATATCTTCTTGGTCGAAGAAAATAGTTTCCTTAGGATCAATGCCCTCTGGATAAAGACAAGCCATATAATCCTTGAATTTATCTTCGCCGTCTTCTTCATAAACTACGCCTCTACCGACAATCATTAACTTCTTTGTTCCTTCTTCAAGATATACGATAGAGCCGATTGGTAATAATTCTTTCTTTTCATTCATTTTTTGTTCCTCCAAAATTAATTTTATATTTTTCTTCGTACTGATTACGATATTTCAGCAAATAGTAATCTGGTAATAAAATTTCTGCAAATTCGTAGTAAAATAGATATATTGCGGAATAAATAATCAAAGGTACTACAATAACTACTGCACCGACGTATTCAAGCATGCTCATAAATTCTTTTCCTTCTAAAAAGCACAAATACAAACCTCTAATAAGTGCTATTACAAAAAGGGGAATTTCTATATAAAACAGCATTTTATTCATAATTGTGATTCTCGACTCAACGGAACGAGGATTTACGACTTTTCTGTCTACCATACTATTTTCCTGGTTGTATTTTTCAATTTCATCGTTAAACGTAATGTAATTTATACGTACATTCATAAAAGAAATGATTCCAGTTACTATATATAGTGGAATTATAGGTGTCATAGATAATCTAGCGTTTATCCTTGTTCCAGGAAATATAATAAGTCCCATAATGGAAAATGCAGCAAAACAAAGCAATGGTATTAAATAAAATTGGACAAAAATCTCCTCATGTATAAAAGTATTCTTTCGCAGATTTAAAATAAAAATTATTGCAAAGATTAAACAAATCCACAAAACGAGTTTTCCCATACTTTTACTGAATTCAATAAAAAACTTTGGATAGAAATTTCCAATAAACACTGGACTATAACACAAAAGAAATACTCCTGCATTTGCGCAGATTGCAGTAAAATAATTCTTAAATTTTTTTTTCGTTAATGATTCTTCTTCATTAATTTGATCAGTTAATTTTGATAAATGATTTTTTGTAATCTTCTCACTTTGTTCAAACGTTAAATTAAAATAGTTTCTAAATTTCATTAAGTCTCCATTACCTTAATTCCCTTTTCATCAACGGCTTAATGCCGGTATAATGTTCCAATTATGTTTGACTATAGCATTTCCTACTCCTTTGGTAAGATTTTTAACTGCATTCGAACCAATTTGTTCAATTTTTTTGCTGGCTTTTCCAACAAAATTATACGTCTCAACAGCTCCCCTGCCAATTTGCTTTCCAATATCAATTGCTTTTTTCTCAACATTTTTATTGAAATCTTTTGCATTTTTTCCAAAAGTTTTAATTTCATCAACAACAGAGTCCTCTACGTCATAAATAAACGACTTGGCATCATCTTTAAATTTAGGGTTAAACTTTTTAATTCCTAAATTTGCAAGCCCTATGGATGCTCCTAAAAAAATTCCGCCTAGTCCAAAACTAGATAACGTTATTGCACCACTAACAGGACCGATATTTAAAACTGCATCAATTACTCCGTTATTAATCCCCTTACCAATATCATGCTTTGGATCATCGATAATATTAAAGAAACTTTCAATACCCACATCGGTAATAAATGAAAACTTCAAAACTTTTGTTGTTAGTTTTCCAGCTGCAGCGGCACCCTTACCAATCATAGGAATTGTTTTGGCTTTTGACCAAATATCCTTCACACCCTTTCCGATTTTTTTACCACGATTCACAGCCTTCGTAGCCATTGCACTGTCTTTTATGCTATTCCAACCACTTACAGCACTCTTTCCGATTTCCTTGGACATTAGATACTTATGAAGAACTTCATCTTTATATATCGTGCGACCCAACTTAGTAAATCTGAAATTAAGAGCGTCAGAAGCATATTTATCGAATTGTTTAAAGTACTTTTGACCACGATAAAATTTTTTGAGAATTGGATAAGTTTTTTTCAAATTCTCTGGGTCAGTTTTTTCAACCGCCTTCAAAAGAAGTTTCATAAGCTTATCGTCTTTCTTTATATGTTTCATTAACTTATCAGACTTAACTATTTCTTCAAATGCTTTATTGGGGTCAGTAGTAATTAATTTTTTAATTTTTTTATACCAATCACTGTCGAGAGCACTTCTTGAGTTCTGCAATAATTCGTTCAAAGAATTTTTTAATCCCACGGGACTTACTGAATTAATTGCATATTTTAGGTTTTTGGTATTTTTGTTTAAATTAGTAAGTTGCTTGCTCGGTTTTTGTTGATCAAATTTCTCTAACTTATCAGCGGTTTTGATTCCCGATCTATACACCTCTTGCAGTAACGAAACAGCTTCCGGACTTAATGCAGTTACACTTACGGATTGTTGAGCTTGAAATACTCCTTCATTACATTTATTTATAGCTTTATATAAGGGGTTTTCTTTTCTTTTTAACTTCTTAGCTTTATCTTTGATATAATTAGAATCTAAAACTGCAGAATTATTGTTATCTACATTACTTCTAAAAGATTTAACTAAGCGGTCAAATTCATTCTTTGCGTTTTGCAAATCATCGATCATGTTCTTATTAATATAACCATGAATCTCTTTAACATAATCTTCCATTGCTTCTTGTCCACTACCTGAGAATCCAGGAGTATTTGGAACAGCATTCATTTTTTTGCTAACATCATTTAGACCTTCTTTAACAGCTTTTGATCTTTTTTCGTATTCTTTTTGTTTTTTAAGGACTTCCTCAATCTTAATTTTGACCAAACTGATTTCCTCCTATCTTATTCGCAATTGAATCATCCTGATCAACAAGCGTTTCTTCCGTCTTTTTATACTTTTTGATGTCATCATTTAAGACAATTATATATTGTTTTACAAGGTGATCTAAATCACTAATCAAGCTAATCATGCTTTTAAAAGGCTTAGTATTAGTTTTCTCAAAATTTTGGGTTTTTAATTTCTTTTTGTCTAAATCTTGAACACTTTTATTAGCAGCCTCGATATTATCCTTGTAGTCTTGTAGTTTAATTGAAATCTTAGTCACTATTATCGCTCCTTAACATTGCAATCCTGTCTCTAAGTTCTGCAATTTTCTGATTTACAGCCTGAATATTGGTATTATTACGATTACGCAAATTTCCGAATTCTCTGTTATAGTTGTCAAATTTCTGATTAAATTCATTTCTTCTCTGCCCGCGCCATTCTTTATTGTCTATTGAGCTGACAACATTTTGTATTTCTCCATTCACGGAATTTAAATCTTGACCCCCAACTTCCATTAAAGCCTTGGCTTGCTGCAATGCTGCTATTTCGCGTTCTAGACTAGATATCTCAAAATCATGCTTTCCCACATCAGTCCCTCCTGACCATTTTAAAATTACAATTTCGCTTAACTAATTAGAATATCCAGATTATATCACTTTTTCTTTCGCAATCATAATATACTTATCGTTCTCCAATTATCATTTTTATATTTTTTAAAAGTTGATAAGCAGTTTAAAATTTCTATAATCGAAAATCATAGGAGAGATATTTATATCAATATTTACGAATAGATTTTAAACTCTTTTTATCAATTTATAAAAATATTTTACAATTCCCCAAAATAAAAAGGCAAAATCTCAGATAATTGAAAGATCATTATTCCTTCTACACAAAAATCAACTAAAAATTATCTATTTGAATAATTCCTTTGACTAATAATCTATTCTTTTTTTAATTTTTTGTTCTTTTAAACTTTTAAAAAATTAGCTAAAAAGCGAGCCAAACAACATAATTGATGCTATTATTGTTAGTAAACGCAACGAGGTGAAATCGTGACAACGACAATAACAGCTTTAGCAAAAGAATTGGGAGTTAACCGCTCACAAATTCAACAAATCGTTCAAAAACGTCTGAAAGAAAAACCCAACAAAGACCAAAGCGGCCGCTATGTTCTGTCGCCTGAAAATATAGCTGAGATTAAGCAGTGCTTACAAGAACCTGTTGGTAAGAAAGACAATAAATCGGCGGCGGAACTCAAAGCTAAAGATCAACAAATCTTTGAATTGAACCAACAAATGGATAAACTTCAAAGCATCACCTTCGCCCAAGCCGACGAATTGAAAGAGCTCCAGGATCGCTTAATTAAAATGGAGCAGCAAATAAAGAATTTAAAAAATCGGACCTTGTGGCAACGAATTCGAAACACTGAAATTAACGAATAAAAAAGACAAAATTTCAAAGAGAAGAAATTTTGTCTTTTTTTATTGATTACTATCATTATATGCCTCGCCCTTTAGAGGCTTGGAGGACCGATTATTCAGATACCCATTGCCCGTGTAAGGTTCCACATCATCGAAATTGATGCCCTTTTCTGCGTAAAAGTTGGTAAGCATTTCTCGCTCAGACTCCAAAAGC of Xylocopilactobacillus apicola contains these proteins:
- a CDS encoding DUF4176 domain-containing protein, coding for MNKQQEILPLGTVLFLEEGTQKVMIVGRGVEFSDEGEDKFMDYMGCLYPVGVDPERTIFFNHEDIDHVVFEGFKDEEESRFHQVYNEWLKNLKVEKKKL
- a CDS encoding DUF3862 domain-containing protein, encoding MVNKKNKSWTIASVIIIILSLLFSFADFKGKSGTSKSASTSNSQPKKSSSSANKAKRSLSSQILSEFGAKESLRLEQYNKIKVRKDKGMTINQVKKLLGEPSTQSTKGISRVLYWFYKDDQNDTKEIRTIILFKDGRAYSKHISGLEVKRKKKIGLDDYNKVHRNDKYSDVIKQLGIPNGFSESYFTSNELLQGISYTYDLNHNAPEQEKPRIYLDFSDGKLSVKDQEYLK
- a CDS encoding DUF4176 domain-containing protein, with translation MNEKKELLPIGSIVYLEEGTKKLMIVGRGVVYEEDGEDKFKDYMACLYPEGIDPKETIFFDQEDIDQLVFKGYSDEEEERFVKLYEDWVKENKK
- a CDS encoding T7SS effector LXG polymorphic toxin; this encodes MVKIKIEEVLKKQKEYEKRSKAVKEGLNDVSKKMNAVPNTPGFSGSGQEAMEDYVKEIHGYINKNMIDDLQNAKNEFDRLVKSFRSNVDNNNSAVLDSNYIKDKAKKLKRKENPLYKAINKCNEGVFQAQQSVSVTALSPEAVSLLQEVYRSGIKTADKLEKFDQQKPSKQLTNLNKNTKNLKYAINSVSPVGLKNSLNELLQNSRSALDSDWYKKIKKLITTDPNKAFEEIVKSDKLMKHIKKDDKLMKLLLKAVEKTDPENLKKTYPILKKFYRGQKYFKQFDKYASDALNFRFTKLGRTIYKDEVLHKYLMSKEIGKSAVSGWNSIKDSAMATKAVNRGKKIGKGVKDIWSKAKTIPMIGKGAAAAGKLTTKVLKFSFITDVGIESFFNIIDDPKHDIGKGINNGVIDAVLNIGPVSGAITLSSFGLGGIFLGASIGLANLGIKKFNPKFKDDAKSFIYDVEDSVVDEIKTFGKNAKDFNKNVEKKAIDIGKQIGRGAVETYNFVGKASKKIEQIGSNAVKNLTKGVGNAIVKHNWNIIPALSR
- a CDS encoding WXG100 family type VII secretion target — its product is MGKHDFEISSLEREIAALQQAKALMEVGGQDLNSVNGEIQNVVSSIDNKEWRGQRRNEFNQKFDNYNREFGNLRNRNNTNIQAVNQKIAELRDRIAMLRSDNSD